In the Coleofasciculus chthonoplastes PCC 7420 genome, one interval contains:
- a CDS encoding ABC transporter ATP-binding protein, whose product MVVSIKSRNQLDRRSSDRKPKQWDTIIAESVTMEYKSGNQRYQVLKGIDWQIQRGNIQILMGPSGSGKTTFLSILAGLLTPSLGNVYLLGEEITKMSSAKLARFRRNNIGFIFQHFNLFPALTAAENIEVVLNIKGIRGTKARYQAQELLEHVGLEMHANQRPANLSGGQKQRVAIARSLAGHPQIIMADEPTAALDSTSGHRVIELLRRLAKEEGCTVLMVTHDPRILDVADRVTYLEDGIVKTSGIT is encoded by the coding sequence GTGGTTGTGTCTATAAAAAGCCGAAACCAGCTTGATCGGCGCTCAAGCGATCGCAAACCGAAGCAATGGGATACCATCATTGCTGAAAGCGTAACGATGGAATATAAATCCGGCAATCAGCGCTATCAAGTACTCAAAGGGATTGACTGGCAAATTCAGCGCGGTAATATTCAAATCCTTATGGGACCATCGGGTTCGGGGAAAACGACGTTCCTCTCTATCCTGGCGGGACTACTGACCCCTTCATTGGGCAATGTATACCTACTGGGAGAAGAGATCACCAAAATGTCCAGCGCCAAGCTAGCCCGCTTTCGGCGAAACAATATTGGCTTTATTTTCCAGCATTTTAACCTGTTTCCGGCGCTAACGGCAGCCGAGAATATAGAAGTTGTGCTGAATATTAAAGGGATTCGGGGGACTAAAGCGCGATATCAGGCACAGGAGTTGCTCGAACATGTTGGATTAGAGATGCACGCCAACCAACGCCCTGCTAACTTGTCTGGGGGACAGAAGCAACGAGTCGCGATCGCACGTTCCTTAGCGGGTCATCCTCAGATTATCATGGCAGATGAACCCACGGCAGCACTCGACTCAACCAGTGGACATCGGGTAATTGAATTATTGCGGCGGTTGGCAAAGGAGGAAGGGTGTACAGTACTGATGGTGACTCATGACCCCCGTATCCTGGATGTCGCTGACCGAGTAACCTATCTCGAAGATGGGATTGTGAAGACATCTGGCATAACTTGA
- the metG gene encoding methionine--tRNA ligase: MQYLITSALPYINGIKHLGNLVGSMLPADVYSRFLRQEGESVLFICATDEHGTPAELAALEAGLDVTTYCQKQHERQAEIYRGFGLSFDYFGRTSSPDHHELTQHFYQRLDENGFMEEREIRQVYSHEDNRFLPDRYIVGTCPYCGYDRARGDQCENCTSVLDPTDLIEPRSAVSGSTNLEVRTTKHLFLKLTTLSDEVRSWVDNQQEWTTLTRSIALKWLNEGLQDRCITRDLSWGVPVPRPGFEGKVFYVWFDAPIGYISATKGWANQQAEADNWKSWWYDSQDIRHVQFMAKDNLPFHTIMWPAMILGTREPWTMADDIKGFNWLTYYGGKFSTSSKRGIFSDQALEIVPADYWRYALIAMSPESADSAFTWELFQIKINKDLADNLGNFVNRILKFANSRFKGVIPEGGTPGEAEQRLQESCESLITKLSNCLQNLEFRKAAETLCALWTVGNQYIDERAPWALFKQNKEEAALVIRTSINLIRLYAIASNPFIPFTAEKIFDALQLSETERTQRLTQAVDFNALVAGRSFAVPPPLFRKLEDTEIEELRQQFGGE; encoded by the coding sequence ATGCAGTATCTGATTACAAGTGCGTTGCCCTATATCAATGGGATTAAACACCTGGGAAATTTAGTCGGTTCTATGCTTCCGGCTGATGTCTATAGCCGTTTCCTGCGACAGGAAGGCGAATCGGTTCTGTTTATATGTGCCACAGATGAACATGGTACACCGGCTGAATTAGCCGCATTAGAAGCCGGATTAGATGTCACCACCTATTGTCAAAAACAACACGAACGGCAAGCGGAAATCTATCGCGGGTTTGGACTGTCTTTCGACTATTTTGGTCGCACATCCTCGCCAGATCACCATGAGTTAACCCAGCATTTCTATCAACGCCTCGATGAAAATGGCTTCATGGAAGAACGGGAAATTCGTCAGGTTTATTCTCATGAAGATAATCGTTTCTTACCCGACCGATATATTGTTGGCACTTGTCCCTATTGCGGATACGATCGCGCTAGAGGGGATCAGTGTGAGAATTGTACGTCGGTATTAGATCCCACGGATTTGATAGAACCCCGTTCTGCTGTATCAGGCAGTACAAATCTAGAAGTCCGTACCACTAAACATTTATTCTTAAAGCTGACTACCCTTAGTGATGAAGTGCGTTCCTGGGTAGATAATCAGCAAGAGTGGACGACTCTGACTAGATCCATTGCCCTGAAATGGTTAAATGAAGGATTACAAGACCGTTGTATTACCCGCGATTTGAGTTGGGGTGTGCCTGTACCCCGTCCGGGATTTGAGGGTAAAGTATTTTATGTCTGGTTTGATGCTCCCATTGGCTATATTTCTGCTACGAAAGGATGGGCAAATCAACAGGCTGAAGCGGATAATTGGAAATCGTGGTGGTATGATTCCCAAGATATTCGCCATGTTCAATTCATGGCAAAAGATAATTTGCCATTCCATACAATTATGTGGCCCGCGATGATTCTGGGAACGCGGGAACCTTGGACAATGGCGGATGATATTAAGGGCTTCAATTGGTTAACCTATTATGGCGGTAAATTCTCCACCAGTTCCAAACGTGGGATATTTTCGGATCAAGCTTTAGAGATTGTACCCGCTGATTACTGGCGCTATGCCTTAATTGCTATGTCTCCAGAATCGGCTGATTCAGCGTTTACCTGGGAATTATTTCAAATTAAGATAAACAAGGATTTGGCAGACAATCTGGGTAATTTTGTTAACCGAATACTCAAATTTGCCAATAGTCGGTTTAAAGGAGTAATTCCAGAAGGGGGAACGCCGGGAGAGGCGGAACAACGGTTGCAGGAAAGTTGTGAAAGTTTGATAACGAAACTGAGTAATTGCCTGCAAAATCTGGAGTTTCGCAAAGCCGCTGAAACATTATGTGCGCTGTGGACAGTGGGGAATCAATATATTGACGAACGCGCACCTTGGGCGCTGTTTAAGCAAAATAAGGAAGAAGCGGCGTTGGTGATTCGCACCTCTATTAATCTGATTCGGTTGTATGCGATCGCGTCGAATCCATTTATTCCGTTTACGGCGGAGAAAATCTTCGATGCGTTGCAGTTATCGGAAACAGAGAGAACGCAAAGGTTAACTCAGGCGGTGGATTTTAATGCCTTGGTAGCGGGTCGTTCTTTTGCGGTTCCGCCTCCTCTATTTCGCAAGTTAGAGGATACAGAAATAGAAGAATTGCGCCAACAATTTGGAGGCGAATAA
- a CDS encoding TrpB-like pyridoxal phosphate-dependent enzyme produces MQIKYTLSEDKMPKAWYNIQADLPTPVPGVLNPATGQPITPTDLESLFPMALIKQEVSTEPNIQIPEPVQSIYRQWRPTPLYRARRLEKHLDTPAKIYYKYEGVSPAGSHKPNTAVAQAYYNKEAGIQCLTTETGAGQWGSALAFAGALFDLEVVVYMVKVSAQQKPYRRALMESYGAKVIPSPSHETQAGRAILADNPQSTGSLGIAIGEAVEVALGNKTANYALGSVLNHVLLHQTVIGLEAQTQLDMAGDYPDIIVACTGGGSNFAGIAFPFLGAKLRGEQKTTRFVAVEPTACPTLTKGKYAYDFGDTAHLTPLVKMHTLGSSFVPPGIHAGGLRYHGMSPLISHLVELGLIEPRAYPQLSCFAAGVMFARTEGILPAPEANHAVKGAIDEALRCKEEGISRTILFNLCGHGHFDMQSYIDYHAGRLQDSEYNEQEIAMALAGLPVVS; encoded by the coding sequence ATGCAGATTAAATATACCCTTTCTGAAGACAAAATGCCCAAAGCTTGGTACAACATCCAAGCAGATTTACCCACACCTGTACCTGGTGTTCTCAATCCCGCCACGGGTCAACCAATTACGCCGACTGACTTGGAATCCCTGTTCCCGATGGCATTAATCAAACAAGAAGTCAGTACCGAACCGAACATACAAATTCCTGAGCCTGTACAATCCATTTATCGTCAGTGGCGCCCGACTCCACTTTATCGCGCCAGACGCTTAGAGAAACACCTAGATACACCAGCTAAAATCTATTACAAATATGAAGGCGTGAGTCCAGCCGGAAGTCATAAACCTAACACTGCTGTTGCTCAAGCCTACTATAACAAAGAGGCGGGAATTCAATGTTTAACCACAGAAACTGGCGCGGGACAATGGGGTTCAGCTTTAGCCTTTGCGGGGGCATTATTTGACTTAGAAGTTGTGGTTTACATGGTCAAAGTTAGCGCCCAACAAAAGCCCTATCGCCGCGCTTTAATGGAAAGCTATGGTGCCAAGGTGATTCCAAGTCCGAGTCATGAAACTCAAGCCGGACGCGCAATTCTGGCAGATAATCCCCAGAGTACAGGCAGTTTAGGGATTGCGATCGGTGAAGCGGTGGAGGTAGCGTTAGGGAATAAAACGGCGAACTATGCGTTGGGTAGTGTACTAAATCATGTTCTCTTACATCAAACCGTAATTGGCTTAGAAGCACAAACCCAATTAGACATGGCGGGAGATTATCCGGATATTATTGTTGCTTGTACAGGCGGGGGAAGCAACTTTGCCGGAATTGCTTTTCCCTTTCTCGGTGCAAAGTTACGGGGTGAACAGAAAACGACTCGATTTGTCGCTGTAGAACCTACTGCTTGTCCGACATTAACTAAAGGAAAATATGCCTATGATTTTGGCGATACGGCACATCTAACTCCCTTAGTAAAAATGCACACATTAGGCAGTTCCTTTGTACCGCCAGGGATTCATGCCGGAGGTTTGCGCTATCACGGAATGAGTCCTCTCATCAGTCATTTAGTTGAGTTAGGGTTAATTGAACCCCGCGCCTATCCCCAATTAAGTTGTTTTGCAGCAGGGGTAATGTTTGCCCGTACTGAGGGTATTTTACCTGCACCGGAAGCCAATCACGCGGTTAAAGGGGCAATTGATGAAGCCTTACGTTGTAAGGAAGAAGGGATTAGCCGCACGATTTTATTTAATTTATGTGGTCATGGTCATTTTGATATGCAATCCTATATCGATTATCACGCGGGACGATTGCAGGATAGCGAATATAATGAACAAGAAATTGCTATGGCGTTAGCGGGGTTACCTGTTGTTTCTTAG
- a CDS encoding CHAT domain-containing tetratricopeptide repeat protein gives MKTTWHNPPTLLLITGLSLAGLSLSLPKIALSQSPPPSSLPHPDSLIANSTDDLAEANRLKQQVEQLYNQGKYNEAIPLAERMLRLYQSVYGEDHLDITYSLNYLGILYRNQGRYTEAEPLYRQALEMKKRLLGEEHPHVATSLNNLAYLYESQGRYTEAEPLYRQALEMYKRLLGEEHPLVATSLNNLAYLYESQGRYTEAEPLLRQALEMRKRLLGQDHPAVATSLNNLAGSYQSQGRYTEAEPLLRQALEMSKRLLGEEHPHVALSLNNLAALYDNQGRYSEAEPLYRQALEMRKRLLGQEHPDVATSLNNLAALYDNQGRYSEAEPLYRQALEMSKRLLGQEHPDVATSLNNLAGLYLYQGRYSEAEPLYRQALEMSKRLLGEEHPDVAQSLNNLALLYANLNDIDNTLTFLQQGLNVEEYNLAYNLASGFERQKRDYLQTLSGSTNFAPSFHLHHAPNNPKAANLALTTIFRRKGRILDVSTNSLQRLRQNLTPENQTLLDELSEAYSQLANLIYKTSDNDIISASEDYRTQLASVEQRVQQLENQLSRHSEQFRIESKPVTIETIQPLIPDDAVLVELVRYFPYNPSDDSYDAPRYAAYILSSTGEPEAIDLGAADTIEKRITDFRQLFQNGTQLPIPLIQQSARALDKVIMAPIREKLGNSRHILIAPDGALSLIPFEALVDESNRYLVETYSFTYLTSGRDLLRLQTPFPSHDNPVLIADPYFQRPGEFVADIRFIDLSQITFAPLPGTAEEAEAIGQLLNITPLMGNRATERAVKQVNSPSILHIATHGFFESNPQSEAGADTINNNPLLLSGLVLAGYSVGGDDGGEDGILTAQEVSALDLVGTKLVVLSACDTGLGNIDAGEGIYGLRRALVLAGAESQVMSLWKVSDTATKDLMVNYYQKLRENQGRSEALRQTQLEMIESGEYQHPYYWAAFIPSGDWTPMER, from the coding sequence ATGAAGACAACTTGGCACAATCCCCCCACACTCCTACTCATCACAGGCTTATCCCTAGCGGGATTATCCCTATCCCTCCCCAAAATCGCCCTGAGTCAATCACCGCCTCCGTCTTCCCTCCCCCATCCAGACTCCCTCATCGCTAACTCCACCGATGACTTAGCGGAAGCCAACCGACTCAAGCAGCAAGTTGAACAACTCTACAATCAAGGGAAATATAATGAGGCGATTCCCTTAGCCGAACGGATGCTGAGGCTTTATCAGAGCGTTTATGGGGAAGACCATCTGGATATTACCTATAGCCTAAATTATTTAGGAATTCTGTACCGAAATCAAGGACGCTACACAGAAGCCGAACCCCTCTATCGCCAAGCTTTAGAGATGAAAAAACGCCTCCTGGGAGAAGAACATCCTCATGTGGCAACCTCCCTGAATAATCTGGCATATTTGTACGAAAGTCAAGGACGCTACACAGAAGCCGAACCCCTCTATCGCCAAGCCTTAGAGATGTATAAACGCCTCCTGGGAGAAGAACATCCTCTGGTAGCTACCTCCCTGAATAATCTGGCATATTTGTACGAAAGTCAAGGACGCTACACAGAAGCCGAACCCCTGTTGCGCCAAGCTTTAGAGATGAGAAAACGCCTCCTGGGACAGGATCATCCTGCTGTGGCAACTTCCCTGAATAATCTGGCAGGATCGTACCAAAGTCAAGGACGCTACACAGAAGCCGAACCCCTGTTGCGCCAAGCTTTAGAGATGAGTAAACGCCTCCTGGGAGAAGAACATCCTCATGTGGCACTTTCCCTGAATAATCTGGCAGCATTGTACGATAATCAAGGACGCTACTCTGAAGCCGAACCCCTCTATCGCCAAGCCTTAGAGATGAGAAAACGCCTCCTGGGACAAGAACATCCTGATGTGGCAACTTCCCTGAATAATCTGGCAGCATTGTACGATAATCAAGGACGCTACTCTGAAGCCGAACCCCTCTATCGCCAAGCCTTAGAGATGAGTAAACGCCTCCTGGGACAAGAACATCCTGATGTGGCAACTTCCCTGAATAATCTGGCAGGATTGTACTTATATCAAGGACGCTACTCTGAAGCCGAACCCCTCTATCGCCAAGCCTTAGAGATGAGTAAACGCCTCCTGGGAGAAGAACATCCTGATGTAGCACAATCCCTGAATAATCTAGCTCTACTCTACGCCAATCTCAATGACATCGACAATACCCTCACCTTCCTCCAACAAGGATTAAATGTCGAAGAATACAACCTCGCCTACAACCTCGCCTCTGGATTTGAACGCCAGAAACGGGATTACTTACAAACCCTATCTGGGAGTACCAATTTTGCTCCCTCGTTCCATCTCCATCATGCTCCCAATAATCCCAAAGCCGCTAACTTAGCCTTAACCACCATCTTCCGACGCAAGGGACGCATTTTAGATGTGTCCACCAATAGTCTGCAACGCCTGCGCCAAAACCTGACTCCTGAAAACCAGACATTATTAGATGAACTCTCTGAGGCTTATAGTCAACTGGCTAATCTAATATATAAGACATCAGACAATGATATAATCTCAGCTTCAGAAGACTACCGCACTCAACTCGCCTCGGTAGAACAACGAGTGCAACAATTGGAAAATCAACTGTCTCGCCACAGTGAACAATTCCGGATTGAATCGAAACCCGTCACTATCGAAACGATTCAACCTTTAATTCCCGACGATGCGGTATTAGTGGAACTGGTACGCTACTTTCCCTACAATCCCAGTGATGATAGTTATGATGCACCGCGTTATGCGGCTTACATTCTCTCCTCCACAGGAGAACCGGAAGCGATTGATTTAGGTGCAGCGGATACGATTGAGAAAAGAATAACGGATTTTCGCCAACTATTCCAAAACGGTACTCAACTTCCCATTCCCCTAATTCAACAATCGGCTCGTGCATTAGATAAAGTAATCATGGCACCAATTCGAGAAAAGCTTGGCAATTCTCGCCATATCCTGATTGCTCCCGATGGCGCTCTCAGTTTGATTCCCTTTGAAGCTTTAGTTGATGAAAGTAACCGCTATTTAGTGGAAACCTATTCCTTTACCTATCTTACCTCTGGACGGGACTTACTGCGACTACAAACCCCTTTTCCAAGTCACGATAATCCGGTACTGATTGCTGACCCCTACTTTCAGCGTCCCGGTGAATTCGTTGCTGACATTCGCTTTATTGATTTATCCCAAATAACCTTTGCTCCTCTCCCCGGAACCGCTGAGGAAGCTGAAGCGATTGGTCAGTTATTAAATATTACCCCATTAATGGGAAATCGAGCAACAGAACGAGCGGTAAAACAGGTCAATAGTCCCTCAATTTTACATATTGCCACTCACGGCTTCTTTGAATCCAATCCCCAATCCGAAGCTGGAGCAGACACAATTAATAATAACCCTTTACTCCTATCTGGATTAGTCTTAGCCGGATACAGCGTAGGCGGTGACGATGGCGGAGAGGATGGGATTCTCACGGCGCAGGAAGTCTCAGCCTTAGATTTAGTCGGAACCAAGTTAGTGGTGTTATCCGCTTGTGATACAGGATTAGGAAATATTGATGCAGGGGAAGGAATCTATGGATTACGGCGGGCGTTAGTCTTAGCGGGGGCGGAGAGTCAGGTGATGAGTTTGTGGAAGGTTTCCGATACGGCGACGAAGGATTTAATGGTGAACTACTATCAGAAATTAAGGGAAAATCAGGGACGCAGTGAGGCGTTGCGTCAGACGCAGTTGGAGATGATAGAGAGTGGAGAATATCAGCATCCGTATTATTGGGCGGCGTTTATTCCTTCGGGGGATTGGACACCGATGGAGCGATGA